CTGGCCGAGGAGGGGCACCGCGTGGTCGAGGCGTTCGGCGTCGACACCGACCTGTTCTAGAGCCTCCCCGGCCGGGCCGACGGCTCGGTCGCCCGGCTCCGCGTGACAGACTTCCTTCAAATCTCGCTCACCCGCAACCAGCCCGGGCATTCTTCCTTGCCAGAGCCGGAAGCCATGAAGACGCCCAGCGAATTGAAGGAACTGAGTCACGGTGCGGCCACCGCACGTGGCGCCGCCGGTCACCCCGCCGGGCGCACGAGGGCCGCGTCGTAGGCGAAGACGACCATGTGGACGCGGTCGCGCAGGTCGAGCTTGGTGAGGATGTGGCTGACGTGGGTCTTCACGGTCGCCTCGGCGACGAACAGCCGCTCGGCGATCTCCTGGTTGGTCAGACCCCGTGCCACCAGGCCGAGCACCTCCTGCTCGCGATCGCTCAGCAGGCCGAGACGCTCCCGGGCATCCGTTGCCGGGACCGACTCGTCCGGCATGCTGGGCAGGAAACGTTCCAGCAGCCGACGGGTGACGCTGGGGGCCACGACCGCGTTGCCGGAATGCACGGCCCGGATCGCCGACAGCAGGTCGGCCGGGCCCGCGTCCTTCAGCAGGAACCCCGAGGCTCCCGCCTGCAGCGCGGCGAACACGTAGTCGTCCAGGTCGAAGGTCGTGAGGACGAGCACCCGTGCCCGCGCACCGGACGCGACGACACGCCGGGTGGCCTCGATGCCGTCCATGTCGGGCATGCGGATGTCCATGAGCACCACGTCCGGGTCGTGCTCCCGCACCGCCGCGAGCGCCTCGTGCCCCGTGCCCGCCTCGCTGACCACAGTCATGTCGGACTGGGCGTCCAGCACCATGCGGAACCCGACGCGCACCATCTGCTGGTCATCGGCCAGCACGAGCCTGATCGTCACCCGTTGTCCTCCTCGTCGACCGCGATGCCCACCTCGCTCGCAGGCAGGTCGGCGATCACCTCGAACCCGCCCGCCGCGCGCTCCCGGGCCACCAGCGTGCCACGGAACGCCGCCATGCGCTCGCGCATGCCGATCAACCCGTGTCCCAGGCCGTCGACGGGATCATGGCCCCGTCCGTCGTCGGTGACGTGGATGTGCAGACCCGCGGGGGTGTGCCGCAACTGCACGGTGGCGTGCGCCCCCGGGCCGGCGTGCTTGATGACGTTCGTCAGAGCCTCCTGGACCACGCGGTATGCGGCGGTCCCGGCACCCGCGCCGAGCGGAGCGTGGTCGTCCGGCCGGCCCACGACCTCGAACCCCACCGGCAGCCCCGCGTCCCGTACGTTGCGGACGAGGGCCGCGATGTCGTCCAGCCCGACCGTCGGGGCGAGTTCCGCGCTCTCGCCGTCGGTGCGCAGCACTCCCACGATGCGGCGTGTCTCGTCCAGCGCGTTGTGCGCGGTCGTCCGGATCACCCCGAGGGTTCGGCTCGCGGCCTCCAGCCGCTCCTCGGGGTCACCCGGGCGGTCGATGAGATAGCCGGCCCCGTCCGCCTGGACGACGATCAACGAGAGCGAGTGGGCGACGATGTCGTGCATGTCGCGCGCGATGCGGGAGCGTTCCTGCTGGATCGCCAGTTCGCGCTGCTGAAGCTGTGCCCGCTCGACGACCGCCGCCCGTTCCCCCTCGCTCCGCTCGGCGAGTTGCCGGTGGTGGTCGATGCGCCCGAACACCCAGGCCACGATCACCAGCAGCGCGCAGGCCGCCGCGTCCACTCCTGCCAGTGTCAGGGCGCTCCTCAGATCGCCCGGATCGCCGCGGAAACCCTGTGGGCCGAACACGACGTCCAGGCCGCCGAGCACGGACGAGACCAGACCGGCGGCCAGCCACAGGTTGGGATGCCGCGACGACTTGGCCACCGCGTGGATGATCGGCAGGACGACGAAGTTGCCGATCACGAACTCGTCGATGACGACGAGCTGGACGATGTGGGGAACGATCAGGAGCAGCCCGGCGAGGTCGGGGTTGGTCCGGCGCCACAGGAGCGGCACGACGTAGGCGACGCCCCACGCGACGTACCACCCCTCGGACTGGGTAGCGTTCGCCAGGGAGGTCTGGAAGCCCACGACGAACGGGAGAAGCAGCAGGACCAGGCCGAGGTCGGCCACCCAGGGGTGCGCGGCCATGAAGGCACCGATCCTGCTGAACGTCATGGACGCAGCCTAGGCAGGTCTCCGGCCGGGCGTCGTCCCTCGTCGGATGGGTTCCCGGTCATCCGGCGGGATGAGCGAGGAGCCGGCCGACGCCACGTTGCGCGGCTGGGCGCGCAACGGTTGTCCTGTCGGCTAGCGTCGGAATCGTGAGCATCCACAGCGAGCACCCCTTCCAGGAGGCGATGCGCGATCCGGGCCGCCGGTTCCGCGGCCGGCTGGGTGGGCGCGTCGCCCTGTGGGCCACGGGCACCGCCGCCAGCGGCGCGGGGCTGACGGTGTCGTCCCAGCTCCTGGTCGCGGGCGACCCCTGGCGCGCGGTCGCCGCCGTCAATCCCGACTCGGATTTCGCCGATGCCGTGGGGACGACGGGCCTGTGCACCACGACGTTG
The Brooklawnia cerclae genome window above contains:
- a CDS encoding response regulator transcription factor, whose product is MTIRLVLADDQQMVRVGFRMVLDAQSDMTVVSEAGTGHEALAAVREHDPDVVLMDIRMPDMDGIEATRRVVASGARARVLVLTTFDLDDYVFAALQAGASGFLLKDAGPADLLSAIRAVHSGNAVVAPSVTRRLLERFLPSMPDESVPATDARERLGLLSDREQEVLGLVARGLTNQEIAERLFVAEATVKTHVSHILTKLDLRDRVHMVVFAYDAALVRPAG
- a CDS encoding sensor histidine kinase, with product MTFSRIGAFMAAHPWVADLGLVLLLLPFVVGFQTSLANATQSEGWYVAWGVAYVVPLLWRRTNPDLAGLLLIVPHIVQLVVIDEFVIGNFVVLPIIHAVAKSSRHPNLWLAAGLVSSVLGGLDVVFGPQGFRGDPGDLRSALTLAGVDAAACALLVIVAWVFGRIDHHRQLAERSEGERAAVVERAQLQQRELAIQQERSRIARDMHDIVAHSLSLIVVQADGAGYLIDRPGDPEERLEAASRTLGVIRTTAHNALDETRRIVGVLRTDGESAELAPTVGLDDIAALVRNVRDAGLPVGFEVVGRPDDHAPLGAGAGTAAYRVVQEALTNVIKHAGPGAHATVQLRHTPAGLHIHVTDDGRGHDPVDGLGHGLIGMRERMAAFRGTLVARERAAGGFEVIADLPASEVGIAVDEEDNG